A single Capricornis sumatraensis isolate serow.1 chromosome 20, serow.2, whole genome shotgun sequence DNA region contains:
- the KLHDC4 gene encoding kelch domain-containing protein 4, whose translation MGKKGKKEKKGRGAEKTAAKMEKKVSKRSRKEEEDLEALIAHFQTLDARKTQVVETPCSPPSPRLNASLSTHPEKDELILFGGEYFNGQKTFLYNELYVYNIRKDSWTKVEIPNPPPRRCAHQAVVVPQGGGQLWIFGGEFASPDGEQFYHYKDLWVLHLATKTWEQVRSPGGPSGRSGHRMVAWKRQLILFGGFHESTRDYIYYNDVYAFSLDTFTWSRLSPSGTGPTPRSGCQMTVTPQGSVVIYGGYSKQRVRKDVDRGTQHSDMFLLKAEEGREGKWSWTRINPSGAKPTPRSGFSVAVAPNHQTLLFGGVCDEEEEESLEGDFLNDLHFYDPVRNRWFAGQLKGPKAEKKRHRRGRKAEPGGADKQAVKGPSAQEPLEVVREVVSEDGTVVTIKQVLAAPGAAGQLESDDDDSPEEAAVAPVEPSPRSNAMLAVKHGRLYLYGGMFEAGDRQVTLSDLYCLDLHKMEEWTVLVETDPESQEWLEETDSDEDSEEAEGAEGGEDEDEEESGEEGGEEHPSVAPGELLADYLPRTEQHWLRCARDDVGPSAPQRRVLRAAQALAQAFYDSSAGRWTEGGAVPCGLK comes from the exons ATGGGCAAAAAgggcaagaaagagaagaagggcCGCGGGGCGGAGAAGACGGCCGCTAAGATGGAGAAGAAAGTGTCCAAGCGCTCGCGGAAGGAGGAG GAGGACCTGGAAGCCCTCATAGCCCACTTCCAGACTCTCGATGCCAGAAAGACTCAGGTCGTGGAAACACCCTGCTCACCGCCTTCCCCACG GTTAAATGCCTCCCTCTCTACTCATCCTGAGAAAGATGAATTAATCCTTTTCGGAGGTGAATATTTCAATGGCCAAAaa ACTTTTCTATATAACGAACTCTATGTCTACAACATCAGGAAGGACAGCTGGACCAAAGTGGAGATTCCCAACCCACCTCCGAGGCGCTGTGCTCACCAG GCTGTGGTGGTGCCCCAGGGTGGTGGGCAGCTGTGGATCTTCGGTGGGGAGTTTGCCTCTCCTGATGGAGAGCAGTTTTACCACTACAAGGACCTCTGGGTGCTGCATTTGGCCACCAAGACCTGGGAGCAAGTCAG ATCACCAGGTGGTCCTTCAGGCCGGAGTGGACATCGGATGGTGGCCTGGAAGAGACAGTTAATCCTTTTTGGTGGCTTCCATGAGAGTACAAG AGATTACATCTATTACAATGATGTGTATGCCTTCAGCCTGGACACTTTCACATGGAGCAGGCTGTCCCCATCCGGGACTGGGCCCACACCCCGGTCGGGCTGCCAGATGACCGTCACCCCTCAGGGCAGCGTCGTCATCTATGGGGGCTACTCAAAGCAG AGAGTCAGGAAAGATGTGGACAGAGGCACCCAGCACTCTGACATGTTCCTGCTGAAGGctgaggaggggagagaag GCAAGTGGTCGTGGACACGGATTAACCCTTCTGGAGCTAAGCCCACTCCGAGGTCTGGATTCTCGGTGGCTGTGGCCCCAAACCACCAGACGCTGCTCTTCGGAGGGGTGTgtgacgaggaggaggaggagagcctGGAGGGGGACTTCCTCAACGACCTGCACTTCTACGACCCCGTCAGGAACCGCTGGTTTGCAGGGCAACTGAAG GGGCCCAAGGCAGAGAAGAAGAGGCACAGGCGGGGCAGAAAGGCGGAGCCCGGGGGCGCCGACAAGCAGGCGGTGAAGGGGCCCAGTGCCCAGGAGCCCCTGGAGGTGGTCAGGGAGGTGGTCTCAGAGGATGGGACCGTGGTCACCATCAAACAGGTGCTCGCCGCCCCGGGAGCAGCGGGACAGCTGGAGTCGGATGACGACGACAGCCCCGAGGAGGCAGCTGTGGCCCCGGTGGAGCCCAGCCCCCGCTCCAACGCCATGCTGGCCGTGAAGCATGGGCGCCTCTACCTCTATGGCGGCATGTTTGAGGCCGGCGACCGCCAGGTGACCCTCAGCGACCTCTACTGCCTGGACCTCCATAAGATGGAGGAGTGGACGGTCTTGGTAGAGACGGACCCAG AATCTCAGGAGTGGCTGGAGGAGACTGACTCGGATGAGGACAGCGAGGAGGCCGAGGGTGCTGAGGGCGGCGAGGACGAGGACGAGGAGGAGAGCGGCGAGGAGGGCGGGG AGGAGCACCCCTCGGTGGCCCCTGGCGAGCTGCTCGCGGACTACCTGCCCAGGACGGAGCAGCACTGGCTGAGGTGCGCACGGGACGACGTCGGGCCCAGTGCCCCGCAGAGGAGGGTGCTGAGGGCCGCGCAGGCCCTGGCCCAGGCCTTCTACGACAGCTCGGCTGGAAGATGGACCGAGGGAGGCGCGGTTCCCTGCGGCTTAAAATAA